One region of Mucilaginibacter gotjawali genomic DNA includes:
- a CDS encoding thiamine phosphate synthase yields MKKYISKFHYLTQDLPDRSHVKQVMMACGAGANWIQYRCLTKPDDELIDEIDEIAEICDEWGATLILTNHYHLLERVDAQGVHMEDFDADFKMIRKIIGEDKTLGASATNIKRLQNVQASGVVDYCGYGPFAHTDTKPNNEPLLGFEGYRELQQHPEIEIPVIAVGGIQITDAAKLMKTGVYGIAVSAAVNLSTDPVAALKEIYQQIY; encoded by the coding sequence ATGAAGAAATACATATCCAAATTCCACTATCTCACGCAGGACCTGCCGGATCGCAGTCATGTTAAACAGGTGATGATGGCCTGCGGGGCCGGGGCTAACTGGATCCAGTATCGCTGCTTAACAAAGCCGGATGACGAACTGATTGACGAGATTGACGAGATCGCTGAGATCTGCGATGAATGGGGAGCTACCCTTATCCTCACCAATCATTACCACCTGTTGGAGCGGGTGGATGCGCAAGGCGTACATATGGAAGACTTTGATGCCGATTTCAAAATGATCCGAAAGATCATCGGTGAGGATAAAACCCTCGGGGCTTCGGCAACAAACATCAAAAGGCTGCAAAATGTTCAGGCAAGCGGCGTTGTAGATTACTGCGGCTACGGCCCCTTTGCGCATACAGACACCAAACCCAATAACGAACCGCTGCTTGGTTTTGAAGGCTATCGCGAGTTGCAGCAGCACCCTGAAATTGAGATCCCGGTAATTGCAGTTGGGGGCATTCAAATAACCGATGCGGCTAAATTGATGAAAACCGGTGTTTATGGCATAGCCGTATCTGCAGCGGTAAACTTGTCAACTGATCCTGTAGCTGCTTTAAAGGAGATCTATCAGCAGATATATTAG
- the pnuC gene encoding nicotinamide riboside transporter PnuC, with product MHHWIELFNEQIKETSLLQWLAVILGVAEVLFALYDNIWLYPTGIASTIIAIYLLLTVQLYADSALNVYYLVMSVYGWVHWAKKKQGPEVVISWSGKKDWVISLSISIGGWLVLYLLLKYLTPSNVPVWDALVSSTAWAGMWLLAKRKIENWIFLNISNLFAIPLLFYKQLPLFAALTLFLFVIAFGGLYKWIKICKARQAAVTG from the coding sequence ATGCACCACTGGATCGAGCTTTTTAACGAACAAATCAAGGAAACCAGCCTGCTGCAATGGCTTGCCGTTATATTGGGTGTGGCCGAAGTTTTGTTTGCTTTGTATGATAATATCTGGCTCTATCCTACTGGCATTGCAAGTACCATCATCGCTATATACCTGTTGCTTACGGTGCAGCTTTATGCAGATTCCGCCTTAAATGTTTATTACCTGGTGATGAGCGTTTATGGCTGGGTGCATTGGGCAAAAAAGAAGCAAGGCCCGGAGGTGGTGATCTCCTGGTCGGGCAAAAAGGATTGGGTGATCAGTCTATCCATCTCTATAGGGGGCTGGCTGGTACTATACCTGTTGCTTAAATATTTAACACCATCCAATGTGCCGGTTTGGGATGCCCTGGTATCGTCAACAGCATGGGCCGGGATGTGGCTGCTGGCCAAAAGGAAGATCGAAAACTGGATCTTCCTCAACATTTCAAATTTATTTGCCATCCCGCTGCTGTTTTATAAACAACTGCCGCTTTTTGCTGCGCTTACCTTGTTTTTGTTTGTAATTGCTTTTGGGGGCTTATATAAATGGATAAAGATTTGCAAAGCCCGGCAAGCGGCTGTAACCGGTTAA
- a CDS encoding SGNH/GDSL hydrolase family protein yields MKRIIYLLLPAILCCSFANAKKHAELKFFGAGDPHIQYVGRIDFSNPQMPRFWAPGVYIRARFKGSKCVMLINDEAGGTNHNYLEIVIDGKNPYRIQLTGKLNEISVPDGLAEGDHTLLICKDTESNTGYIEFAGLKCEKLLPLPAKPKRRIEYFGDSITSGTGMDQSSVPCGKGQWHDQHNAYMSYGARTSRNLDAQWHLTAQAGIGLVHSCCDMHMVMPQIFDKVYFRADTIAWNFDKYIPDVVTICLGQNDGPKQDSAYFCSAFINFIKAIRSHYPQADIVCLTSPMGDQTLTSVLQRYINAITGDLKASGDKKVYKYFFSHQYHNGCDGHPDIQEHELIAGELTAYIKQLKGW; encoded by the coding sequence ATGAAACGTATTATCTACCTATTATTACCCGCAATACTTTGCTGCTCATTTGCAAATGCCAAAAAGCATGCTGAACTGAAGTTTTTTGGAGCCGGTGATCCCCATATCCAATACGTTGGCCGGATCGACTTTTCAAACCCGCAAATGCCGCGGTTCTGGGCGCCCGGCGTTTACATTAGGGCAAGGTTTAAAGGATCAAAATGCGTTATGCTCATCAACGACGAAGCAGGCGGGACCAACCACAACTACCTGGAGATCGTGATCGATGGAAAAAATCCATATCGGATACAATTGACTGGTAAACTGAATGAAATCAGCGTGCCGGACGGGCTTGCAGAAGGGGACCACACTCTCCTGATCTGTAAAGACACGGAGTCAAACACCGGCTACATTGAATTTGCGGGCCTTAAATGCGAAAAACTGCTTCCGCTCCCCGCCAAACCCAAACGCAGGATCGAATATTTCGGCGACTCCATCACCAGCGGTACCGGGATGGACCAATCATCAGTACCTTGTGGTAAAGGCCAATGGCACGATCAGCATAACGCCTACATGAGTTACGGCGCGCGTACCTCCAGAAACCTGGATGCGCAATGGCATTTAACCGCGCAAGCGGGCATTGGCCTGGTACATAGCTGCTGCGATATGCATATGGTAATGCCGCAGATCTTTGATAAGGTATATTTCAGGGCTGACACCATTGCCTGGAACTTTGATAAATATATACCCGATGTAGTTACCATTTGCCTGGGGCAGAACGATGGCCCAAAACAGGATTCAGCCTACTTTTGCAGCGCCTTCATCAATTTTATTAAAGCAATCAGAAGTCATTACCCCCAAGCTGACATTGTTTGTTTAACCAGCCCGATGGGCGACCAAACCCTTACGAGCGTCCTGCAACGGTACATTAATGCAATAACCGGCGATTTAAAAGCATCCGGCGATAAAAAGGTATACAAATACTTTTTCTCGCATCAATACCATAATGGCTGCGATGGCCATCCCGATATACAGGAACATGAACTGATCGCCGGTGAGTTGACCGCTTATATCAAACAGCTAAAAGGGTGGTAA
- a CDS encoding DUF6515 family protein, whose product MKTRYKKLIYTASGALLCLFAAGTAFAQRPAGGGGGGGGSRPSGGGGGGGGSSVSSSRPSGGGGGNVAVSRPSVSSSNGSRPSGGGGMAPRGTSVQPQQRTNTYINRQGVAPRGSYGYAPRTGISVNGNFGNAPRTGVAPRGNYGYPQRTGVVAPRVGASPGTSAFAVNAYRSSPRVGNGQGSYWGNHGYYHYNRGYYDTYYGVNLGFSCRALPYGYYPFFWGDYQYYFCNGLFYTYDNEEYTVVEPPVGAEVTTLPDKAQSIVINGQQYYELNGVYYQAVTKDDGTVVYMVAGKDGVLNTDNVQNDDQPQGPQMGDIVTQLPPDCRKIKVSGQKLWVSPDGVYYQELVDDKGLKTYKVVGLPTDEPEQN is encoded by the coding sequence ATGAAAACACGATATAAAAAACTGATTTACACCGCTTCGGGTGCACTTTTGTGCCTGTTTGCAGCGGGTACAGCCTTTGCCCAACGCCCTGCTGGCGGCGGAGGCGGAGGTGGCGGCAGCCGTCCATCCGGCGGTGGTGGTGGCGGCGGTGGCAGCAGCGTTTCCAGCTCAAGGCCTTCGGGCGGCGGTGGCGGCAATGTAGCCGTTAGCCGGCCATCCGTAAGCAGCTCAAACGGATCCCGCCCTTCAGGCGGAGGAGGAATGGCTCCGCGTGGTACAAGCGTACAACCGCAGCAGCGTACAAATACTTATATTAACCGCCAGGGGGTTGCTCCAAGGGGCAGTTATGGGTATGCGCCACGCACCGGCATTTCAGTTAACGGCAACTTTGGCAATGCGCCCCGTACAGGAGTTGCACCAAGAGGTAATTATGGCTACCCGCAACGCACCGGCGTAGTGGCGCCGCGCGTGGGCGCAAGCCCGGGCACTTCAGCATTTGCAGTTAACGCCTACCGCTCTTCGCCCAGGGTGGGTAATGGGCAGGGAAGTTATTGGGGCAACCATGGCTATTACCATTACAACCGCGGTTACTATGATACCTATTACGGCGTAAACCTGGGTTTCAGTTGCAGGGCCTTACCTTATGGCTATTACCCTTTCTTTTGGGGCGATTACCAGTACTATTTCTGCAATGGTTTGTTTTATACTTATGATAACGAAGAATATACCGTTGTTGAACCACCGGTTGGTGCCGAAGTAACTACTTTACCTGATAAGGCGCAATCTATCGTGATCAACGGACAGCAGTATTATGAGCTGAATGGGGTTTATTACCAGGCGGTTACCAAGGACGACGGAACAGTGGTTTACATGGTTGCCGGTAAAGATGGCGTATTAAACACTGATAACGTACAGAATGACGACCAGCCGCAAGGCCCGCAAATGGGTGATATTGTAACCCAGTTACCGCCAGACTGCCGAAAAATAAAAGTTAGCGGCCAAAAATTATGGGTATCTCCGGATGGTGTTTACTACCAGGAACTGGTGGACGATAAGGGCCTTAAAACCTATAAGGTTGTTGGCCTCCCAACTGATGAACCTGAACAAAACTAA
- a CDS encoding acyl-CoA dehydrogenase family protein yields MDKDLQSPASGCNRLKIDPMKTEHPSTLLSPDIVKIIRDSAFAAERLGKIHPDQLAIVYEQKWFKLLVPEVYSGLEKSLPELVRLEESISWANGSLGWVVTLCCGAGWFGGFIAAEKATEIFGSTEVCLAGSGAATGEAVITPNGYKITGKWKYASGADHATHFTANCIIKNGEEVVLNDDGSPLVLPFIFESSKVNILPAWKYTGMVATGSDAFEAQGIEVNKLNCFQINPNAAIVKNVLYQYPFLQLAEATLAANISGMAIHFMDLCSNIFAEKQEQEKLSPQQKNLITALLVNHKNKMDKARRSFYRAVDQSWLTLKSDGVADKKTIEAVSKTSRILAKTARECVDRLYPYCGLIAANTDSEINQVWRDIHTASQHSLLTFL; encoded by the coding sequence ATGGATAAAGATTTGCAAAGCCCGGCAAGCGGCTGTAACCGGTTAAAAATCGACCCAATGAAAACAGAACATCCCTCAACTCTTTTATCTCCTGACATCGTAAAAATCATCAGAGATTCCGCTTTTGCAGCGGAGCGGCTGGGCAAGATCCATCCTGATCAGCTGGCCATTGTTTATGAGCAAAAATGGTTTAAACTGCTTGTTCCTGAGGTTTATTCGGGGCTCGAAAAATCTTTGCCGGAACTTGTCCGGCTGGAAGAAAGCATCAGCTGGGCAAACGGAAGCCTGGGCTGGGTGGTTACCTTATGCTGCGGTGCAGGCTGGTTTGGCGGTTTTATAGCAGCGGAAAAAGCGACAGAAATATTTGGATCGACGGAGGTGTGCCTGGCAGGCAGCGGCGCAGCCACCGGCGAAGCTGTAATAACGCCAAACGGCTATAAGATTACCGGCAAATGGAAATATGCCAGCGGCGCGGATCATGCCACCCATTTTACTGCCAATTGCATCATCAAAAACGGCGAAGAAGTGGTTTTAAATGATGATGGCAGTCCATTAGTATTGCCTTTCATATTTGAAAGCAGCAAAGTAAATATTTTGCCTGCATGGAAATACACCGGCATGGTTGCCACCGGCAGCGATGCTTTTGAAGCGCAGGGCATTGAAGTAAACAAATTGAATTGTTTTCAAATAAACCCGAATGCCGCTATCGTTAAAAACGTACTGTACCAATATCCTTTTCTGCAATTAGCCGAGGCAACCCTTGCAGCAAATATTTCGGGCATGGCCATTCATTTTATGGATTTGTGCAGCAATATTTTTGCTGAGAAACAGGAACAAGAAAAACTCTCGCCACAACAAAAAAACTTAATTACAGCGCTTTTAGTCAATCACAAAAATAAAATGGATAAAGCCCGAAGATCTTTTTACCGCGCGGTAGATCAATCCTGGCTTACCTTAAAGTCGGATGGGGTTGCTGATAAAAAAACCATAGAAGCCGTAAGTAAAACAAGCCGCATATTAGCCAAAACAGCAAGAGAATGCGTTGACAGGCTTTACCCCTATTGCGGCTTAATTGCTGCAAATACCGATTCGGAGATCAACCAGGTTTGGCGCGATATTCATACCGCGAGCCAGCATTCCTTATTGACCTTCCTGTAA
- a CDS encoding PepSY-like domain-containing protein: protein MRKILLSAGAILLITGSLRVQDIKTKDVPAVVKSALTKKYPEATKVGWEKEKGNFEANWGGKSGEDNSVQFTPAGVFVEIVKAIPVADLPKNVLPYVKVHYKGAKVTEAGRVTDAAGKTMYEAEVKGKDLVFDENGNFLKTD from the coding sequence ATGAGGAAAATACTTTTATCAGCAGGGGCTATTCTGTTAATAACAGGAAGCTTAAGGGTGCAGGACATCAAAACAAAAGATGTGCCGGCGGTCGTGAAGTCAGCATTAACCAAAAAATATCCTGAGGCGACTAAAGTAGGCTGGGAAAAAGAAAAAGGCAATTTTGAAGCAAACTGGGGTGGTAAATCGGGCGAAGATAATTCGGTTCAGTTTACGCCTGCCGGAGTGTTTGTTGAAATTGTTAAAGCTATACCGGTAGCTGACTTGCCAAAAAATGTTTTACCTTATGTAAAAGTACATTATAAGGGTGCTAAGGTAACTGAAGCCGGCCGGGTAACAGATGCTGCGGGAAAGACGATGTACGAAGCAGAAGTTAAAGGCAAAGACCTGGTTTTCGACGAAAACGGTAATTTCCTAAAGACGGACTAG
- a CDS encoding thiamine diphosphokinase, which yields MSSHHIVREKQEPALLVLGLDNFPEEMLGQLLEWSPTVIATAQTADNLVSRGIKIDWIITDGTAEVPQSDVKLMSCGDCNLSDAALEFLAGNEYSAVNIIADEFKLEDYEPFADKINLVIFNEHQKIYPIVSGFSKWKQTGEMIRILGPADDLILNGLEKITDQVFETIADGFFTICFNQPFLFIAEDL from the coding sequence ATGTCATCTCACCACATCGTCCGCGAAAAACAGGAACCAGCATTATTGGTGCTCGGGCTTGACAATTTTCCCGAAGAAATGCTCGGGCAATTGCTTGAGTGGAGTCCGACGGTGATTGCGACGGCACAAACCGCCGACAATTTGGTTTCCCGGGGGATCAAAATAGATTGGATCATTACCGACGGCACAGCGGAAGTGCCGCAATCAGATGTTAAGCTGATGTCATGCGGCGATTGCAACCTGAGCGATGCCGCTTTGGAGTTCCTTGCCGGAAATGAATATTCAGCGGTTAATATTATAGCGGACGAATTTAAGCTGGAAGATTACGAACCTTTTGCAGATAAAATTAACCTGGTTATTTTTAACGAACACCAAAAAATATACCCTATCGTTTCCGGGTTTAGTAAATGGAAACAAACCGGCGAAATGATCAGGATACTTGGGCCCGCCGATGACCTTATTTTAAACGGGCTGGAAAAAATAACAGACCAGGTATTTGAAACAATTGCCGACGGTTTTTTCACCATTTGCTTTAACCAGCCTTTTTTGTTTATTGCCGAGGATCTTTAA
- a CDS encoding TonB-dependent receptor yields the protein MKNLFSALFALLLPVMAAAQFSVSGKVTDQQTGDVLPGATISLSSPAISTIADANGKYHFNNLKSGNYTFKVSFLGYQAITKAILINANAVSNFALKPGTLFTEAVTVSATRATQNSPTAFTDLSKKDIDKNNTGRGFEYLLEQTPSTVVTSNAGAGVGYTSIRIRGSDATRTNVTLNGIPLNDAEDQGVYFVDLPDMASSVENIQVQRGVGTSTNGAGAFGASINIQTTTRHDTAYAELNNSAGSYGTVKNTASFGTGLLGDHFSFDGRLSRMRSDGYIDRASSDLKSFFLSGAYYGKKSVLRLNVFSGYEKTYQAWDGVPEDSVKAGNRRYNELGYINSSNSFYKNQTDNYTQNYYQLLYNQQLSSKLSFSGALHYTKGFGYYEEYRNADSLQYYGVTPVVVGGTAIEATDLVRRLWLNNDFYGLTYNLNYKPDNTLNATLGGAYNEYKGAHYNNIEWTQESTNIPPDYQYSRNDAKKTDFNIFARAEYHLGKWLLYGDLQYRHIYYSFLGFDENLNNVQQAVGLNFFNPKAGITYQLNDNSNVYASVAVGNHEPNRSDYTNSSPQSRPKPENLKDLELGYRINESTFSGSINGFYMLYKNQLVLTGSLDDVGEAIRTNIKDSYRAGIEASARVKIAQPLSWYINATLSANKVKNFEQYLQNYDTGTLDGTLYKTSDIAYSPDFTGSSTISYRPVKNAEIAFITKYVSRQYLDNTSTVSRSLGAYVVNDLRLNYNFSIKGVKNIGLSLLVNNIFSEKYQSDGATYPDIEGGKVVNYNYFFPQAPINFLLGLNLKF from the coding sequence TTGAAAAATTTATTTTCGGCGTTATTCGCCCTGCTGCTGCCTGTCATGGCTGCGGCCCAATTCTCTGTTTCCGGTAAAGTAACCGACCAGCAAACCGGCGATGTACTGCCCGGCGCTACCATCAGCTTATCAAGCCCGGCAATAAGCACTATTGCCGATGCTAATGGTAAGTATCATTTTAACAATTTAAAAAGCGGTAATTACACATTCAAAGTTTCATTTCTGGGATACCAGGCAATTACCAAAGCAATTTTAATAAACGCTAACGCTGTAAGCAATTTCGCACTGAAACCCGGCACGCTGTTTACCGAAGCCGTTACTGTAAGCGCTACCCGTGCTACCCAAAACTCCCCCACCGCCTTTACCGATCTCAGTAAAAAAGACATCGATAAAAACAATACCGGCCGGGGTTTTGAATATCTGCTGGAGCAAACGCCCTCAACCGTAGTTACATCAAATGCCGGTGCAGGGGTTGGCTATACCAGCATTCGTATCCGCGGATCGGACGCTACCCGTACCAATGTTACGCTCAACGGCATCCCGCTAAACGATGCCGAAGACCAGGGTGTATATTTTGTCGACCTGCCCGACATGGCTTCGTCGGTCGAAAACATCCAGGTGCAGCGTGGTGTAGGTACCTCCACAAATGGCGCAGGCGCTTTTGGTGCAAGTATTAACATACAAACAACCACCCGGCATGATACGGCTTATGCTGAGCTGAATAATTCGGCGGGATCATACGGCACGGTAAAAAACACGGCAAGCTTCGGAACCGGTTTGCTGGGCGACCACTTTAGTTTTGATGGCCGCTTATCCAGGATGCGTTCCGATGGTTATATCGACCGCGCATCCTCCGACCTGAAGTCCTTCTTTTTAAGCGGAGCGTATTATGGTAAAAAAAGCGTGCTTAGGTTGAATGTATTTTCGGGTTACGAAAAAACCTACCAGGCCTGGGACGGCGTACCTGAAGACAGTGTAAAGGCAGGCAACCGCCGGTATAACGAGTTGGGCTATATCAATTCAAGCAATAGCTTTTATAAAAACCAAACCGATAACTATACCCAAAACTATTACCAGTTACTGTACAACCAGCAGCTGAGCAGCAAGCTATCGTTTAGCGGCGCCTTGCATTATACCAAAGGCTTTGGTTATTATGAAGAATACCGCAATGCCGATTCGCTACAATATTACGGGGTAACACCGGTGGTAGTTGGCGGTACCGCTATTGAAGCGACTGACCTGGTGCGCCGTTTATGGCTCAATAACGATTTTTATGGCCTCACCTATAATTTAAATTATAAGCCCGATAACACCCTTAATGCAACACTTGGCGGCGCTTATAACGAATACAAGGGCGCTCATTATAACAATATCGAATGGACCCAGGAGAGCACCAATATTCCGCCTGATTATCAATACTCCCGCAATGATGCTAAAAAAACGGATTTTAATATTTTCGCCCGTGCCGAATATCATTTAGGGAAATGGCTGTTATACGGTGACCTGCAATACCGCCATATTTATTATTCGTTTTTAGGGTTTGACGAAAACCTGAACAATGTGCAGCAGGCGGTCGGGCTTAACTTCTTTAATCCTAAAGCCGGGATTACCTACCAGCTTAACGACAACAGTAACGTATACGCCTCGGTAGCCGTGGGTAACCATGAGCCTAACCGCAGCGATTATACCAATTCTTCGCCGCAAAGCCGCCCCAAGCCAGAAAATCTGAAAGACCTGGAATTGGGTTACCGGATAAATGAAAGCACTTTTAGCGGAAGCATTAACGGGTTTTACATGCTGTACAAAAATCAGCTGGTGCTAACCGGCTCGCTTGATGATGTCGGCGAAGCTATCCGCACCAATATAAAAGACAGCTACCGCGCAGGTATTGAAGCCAGCGCCCGCGTTAAAATAGCCCAGCCTTTAAGCTGGTATATAAACGCTACCCTAAGCGCCAATAAAGTAAAAAACTTTGAGCAATACCTGCAAAACTACGATACCGGAACGCTTGACGGAACACTTTACAAAACAAGCGACATTGCCTACTCCCCTGATTTTACGGGCTCAAGCACTATCAGCTACCGTCCCGTAAAAAATGCCGAAATTGCTTTTATCACCAAATATGTAAGCCGCCAGTATCTTGATAATACCTCAACGGTAAGCCGTTCGCTCGGCGCCTATGTGGTAAACGATTTGCGGCTCAACTATAATTTCAGCATCAAGGGAGTAAAAAATATCGGACTAAGTTTGCTGGTCAATAATATTTTCAGCGAAAAGTACCAATCGGATGGCGCCACCTATCCTGATATTGAAGGCGGCAAAGTGGTGAACTATAATTACTTTTTCCCGCAAGCGCCCATCAACTTTTTGCTTGGGCTAAACCTTAAGTTTTAA
- the pafA gene encoding alkaline phosphatase PafA encodes MKIKHLLVIVFAFAAVSVSAQTKKKHAQAVTTIADNFGRVVPDNSLPRPKLVVGIVVDQMRWDYLYRYYDRYQDNGFKRLLNQGFSCENTQVDYIPTFTGPGHSCIYTGSVPSIHGIAGNDFIIQATGKSMYCTEDTTVQTVGSESKAGQMSPKNLLVTTVTDELRLATNFRSKVIGIALKDRGGILPAGHTANAAYWFDDKTGNWISSTYYMKDLPQWVKDFNDQKLAENYLKLDWNTLYPKDTYLQSTADSTKYEGKFKGMTAPTLPVKTSGMYKGNLGLIRSTPYGNTFTLDLAVAAINAEELGQHPVTDFLAVSLSSPDYIGHQFGVNAVEIEDTYLRLDRDIANFLVYLDAKVGRGNYTVFLTADHGAAHNTAFLNDHNIPAGVWDDGAALKDLNKFLLDKYKVDGLVLSLANYQVNFNYSIVNYLHLDEEILKKDCIGYFEKLPEVAFAVDMKKAATAAIPEALRSRIVNGYSTEHSGEVQIILKPAYFTGHGSGDSGPTGTTHGTWNPYDNHIPLVFMGWGIQHGSLTRETHMTDIAATIAALLHIQAPNGSIGTPISEVLGKSERRKEQ; translated from the coding sequence ATGAAGATCAAACATTTACTTGTCATAGTATTCGCTTTTGCCGCTGTTTCTGTCTCGGCACAAACAAAAAAGAAACACGCTCAAGCAGTTACAACTATTGCCGATAATTTTGGGCGTGTTGTACCGGATAACTCATTGCCCCGCCCTAAACTGGTAGTGGGCATCGTAGTTGACCAGATGCGTTGGGATTACCTGTACCGTTATTACGACCGCTACCAGGATAATGGCTTTAAACGTTTATTAAACCAGGGTTTCAGCTGCGAAAACACCCAGGTTGATTATATCCCAACATTCACCGGCCCCGGCCATTCTTGTATCTATACCGGTTCGGTGCCTTCTATCCACGGCATAGCCGGAAACGATTTTATCATCCAGGCCACCGGTAAATCGATGTATTGTACAGAAGATACAACGGTACAAACCGTTGGCAGCGAATCAAAGGCAGGCCAAATGTCACCCAAAAATTTACTGGTAACAACCGTTACCGATGAGCTGCGCCTGGCGACCAATTTCAGGTCGAAAGTTATTGGGATCGCTTTAAAAGACCGAGGCGGCATTTTGCCGGCTGGCCATACCGCAAACGCGGCTTATTGGTTTGATGATAAAACGGGCAACTGGATCAGCAGCACTTATTACATGAAAGACCTGCCGCAGTGGGTTAAAGATTTCAACGACCAGAAACTGGCGGAAAACTATTTAAAACTGGACTGGAACACGCTATATCCTAAAGATACCTACCTGCAAAGTACTGCTGACAGTACCAAATACGAAGGTAAATTCAAGGGCATGACCGCGCCCACCCTTCCGGTAAAAACTTCGGGAATGTATAAAGGCAATTTGGGTTTGATCCGCTCAACCCCTTATGGAAATACTTTTACGCTCGACCTGGCTGTTGCCGCCATCAATGCGGAAGAATTAGGCCAGCACCCGGTAACCGATTTTTTAGCCGTAAGTTTATCGTCGCCTGACTATATTGGCCACCAGTTTGGGGTAAATGCCGTTGAAATTGAAGACACTTACCTGCGCCTGGACCGTGATATCGCCAATTTTTTAGTTTATTTAGATGCCAAAGTTGGTAGAGGCAATTATACCGTTTTCTTAACTGCCGATCACGGCGCGGCGCATAATACCGCGTTTTTAAACGATCATAACATTCCCGCCGGGGTTTGGGACGATGGCGCAGCCTTAAAGGACCTGAATAAATTTTTACTGGATAAATATAAAGTTGACGGCCTGGTATTAAGCCTTGCCAATTACCAGGTAAATTTCAACTACAGTATCGTTAATTACCTGCACCTGGATGAAGAAATTTTAAAGAAAGACTGCATCGGTTATTTTGAAAAGCTGCCCGAAGTTGCATTTGCAGTGGACATGAAAAAAGCCGCAACCGCTGCTATCCCCGAAGCCTTGCGTTCCCGTATAGTAAACGGTTACAGCACGGAGCATAGCGGCGAAGTGCAGATTATATTAAAACCGGCATACTTTACCGGACATGGCTCGGGCGATAGCGGCCCAACGGGAACAACCCACGGCACCTGGAACCCTTATGACAACCATATCCCGCTGGTATTCATGGGCTGGGGCATCCAACATGGCAGCCTTACCCGTGAAACACATATGACAGATATTGCCGCAACCATTGCCGCCTTGTTACATATCCAGGCGCCAAACGGCAGCATCGGGACACCGATCAGCGAAGTGCTGGGGAAGTCCGAAAGACGAAAAGAGCAGTGA